One halophilic archaeon DL31 genomic region harbors:
- a CDS encoding hypothetical protein (KEGG: hje:HacjB3_14455 hypothetical protein) → MRLPRATYFGRVNAWIRLYKTKNWFWMFPPLIASIAISLIYLLTHPYPAFSGGLFLHSGEIILQNNYILPSTIPYFANGTVPFAYPPLGFYVVAVLRDLGFGHITITRFVPAILTVLYIIPAFYLGRDLLGGRIYGSVFAFIIAISPEILLFTLPAGGIVRAWAMLFTLIGLNAGLRLFRDGGQKWLVLGGLMFGLTLMTHPVFAAFYGVSYILFMINLRRTSKGLLLGIGSAGIGFLIASPWWLLVVSRHGFEVYLLGSSSQAQYLTKHPRLAVSEA, encoded by the coding sequence ATGCGTCTACCAAGAGCAACCTATTTCGGGAGGGTGAATGCCTGGATCCGGTTATACAAAACCAAAAATTGGTTCTGGATGTTCCCGCCACTCATTGCAAGTATTGCGATCTCTTTGATTTACCTCCTGACGCACCCATATCCGGCATTCTCCGGTGGTCTGTTTCTTCACTCAGGCGAGATTATCTTACAAAACAATTATATTCTCCCCTCAACCATTCCGTACTTCGCAAACGGGACGGTTCCATTCGCATATCCACCGCTCGGGTTCTATGTGGTCGCAGTGTTAAGAGACCTCGGTTTCGGGCACATCACCATCACGAGATTCGTACCAGCTATCTTAACGGTCCTCTATATCATCCCGGCGTTCTACCTTGGTCGCGATCTTCTCGGTGGACGAATCTATGGCTCGGTATTTGCCTTCATAATCGCAATCTCACCTGAGATTCTTCTGTTCACTCTGCCCGCTGGGGGGATCGTCCGTGCATGGGCAATGCTCTTTACTCTGATCGGCCTAAATGCTGGACTTCGGTTATTCAGAGATGGAGGTCAGAAGTGGCTTGTTCTGGGTGGGCTGATGTTCGGTCTCACTCTGATGACCCATCCTGTATTCGCTGCCTTCTATGGAGTCAGTTACATTCTATTTATGATCAATCTTCGGAGAACATCGAAAGGACTTCTTCTCGGTATTGGTTCTGCTGGAATCGGGTTCCTTATCGCTTCGCCATGGTGGCTCCTTGTTGTGAGCCGGCATGGTTTCGAGGTTTATCTTCTCGGATCGTCCTCCCAGGCTCAGTACCTCACAAAGCATCCTCGGCTAGCTGTTTCTGAAGCCTGA
- a CDS encoding exonuclease of the beta-lactamase fold class-like protein (KEGG: hla:Hlac_3400 exonuclease of the beta-lactamase fold class-like protein): MRLSFNHANPNNGNESFLLRFGTGGAETACILVDAGDGVDLDSLLSPSDKLVAICLTHAHVDHYAELTAAHRGDVPIYTSPATATILDDVFDVATNKYDITASEAVTSAITPIDDWTDVVPDIEIHPVPAGHVPGAVGFLFRVTDDDDTHHILATGDFTSRRAGGFPGFDSDGFIDVDVLFLTGATNDKFESAITEALGTAISHAHSGSRTLVTASGLVGPQIAYLLTAITAEYDLHVPIRVVGQVAKLYDELDYECDHVTSIPEFGHTDECLESGVITIAGPDVPREQSSGRLFGVLQEDPNACVVQLIGSGKTPRTTGQCTIHTHTLSNHPTRETLVEVHEAIDPTETVITHRHHGAKEEFNDLSGVVWGSGDTDEHILYDGSQWRFPPWMGGGTVPRDAGRNLQQFAGSELMLSFSVPSLDRHSTPDLDAEGLIADRLASMLHQSQGAGRDSDILDTGSTASVGEPTYSTTQTMPSNNTNSDGADASETPSHGLIRTTGPDGFDEIDPQLQAALDDGSLTEAEISKVIAAQKQAAEKAQDTEIPPTEAESSTDAKTSSSGEEESGESDTEVDVDDSPDEVESSAGTSTTTTDAEHADGRSEVQDATTTNDTTDEDHEQSPQQKANAEDTGESTVSGPEEAKSPAMETLQLNPAAVALADQALAAGSEAETITMVISTAVSEYVAALLAGDAAGTEEELFEIDFQGSPAAEGALRAVVDDEVESLSALAAEGIAAAISSDNSVSREINVLESHYRYLDSILANDDYVFDSYEPVVEAAIAWYVSSNNES; encoded by the coding sequence GTGCGTCTCTCGTTCAATCATGCCAATCCAAACAACGGTAATGAGTCATTCCTCCTTCGATTTGGGACTGGCGGCGCGGAGACGGCATGCATTCTCGTTGATGCTGGTGACGGTGTCGATCTTGATTCGTTGCTGAGTCCGAGTGATAAGTTGGTAGCGATTTGTCTCACTCATGCACACGTCGACCACTATGCGGAATTAACCGCGGCACATCGTGGTGACGTCCCAATATACACGTCTCCGGCCACAGCGACCATCTTGGATGATGTGTTTGATGTTGCCACCAATAAATACGATATCACTGCCTCTGAAGCGGTCACGTCTGCCATAACCCCAATTGATGACTGGACAGATGTTGTTCCCGACATCGAAATCCATCCAGTGCCAGCAGGTCATGTACCGGGAGCAGTCGGGTTCTTGTTCCGAGTGACAGATGACGATGACACGCATCACATATTAGCTACGGGTGATTTCACGTCCCGTCGAGCGGGAGGATTCCCTGGCTTTGACTCAGACGGGTTCATCGACGTCGACGTACTCTTTTTAACGGGTGCGACGAACGACAAGTTCGAATCAGCCATTACAGAGGCGTTGGGGACTGCCATTTCCCACGCCCATAGTGGCTCTCGGACCCTCGTAACTGCGAGCGGGCTTGTTGGCCCACAGATTGCGTATTTGCTCACAGCAATTACCGCTGAGTATGATCTGCACGTTCCGATTCGTGTTGTCGGCCAGGTAGCAAAACTCTATGACGAATTAGACTACGAGTGCGACCACGTAACCTCTATCCCTGAGTTCGGTCATACCGACGAGTGTTTAGAATCCGGCGTTATTACGATTGCTGGGCCAGATGTTCCCCGTGAACAGAGTAGTGGGCGGCTCTTCGGCGTGCTTCAGGAGGATCCGAACGCGTGTGTCGTCCAACTTATTGGATCGGGGAAAACACCGCGGACAACCGGTCAGTGTACGATTCATACGCATACGCTTTCGAATCACCCTACGCGCGAGACGCTTGTTGAGGTGCATGAGGCGATTGATCCGACGGAGACGGTGATTACACACAGGCATCACGGCGCAAAAGAGGAGTTCAATGATCTGTCTGGTGTCGTATGGGGATCGGGGGATACTGATGAACACATTCTCTATGACGGCTCACAGTGGCGTTTCCCGCCGTGGATGGGTGGCGGTACTGTGCCTCGTGATGCGGGTCGTAATCTCCAGCAGTTCGCTGGGTCCGAGCTCATGTTGTCGTTTTCTGTGCCGTCACTTGATCGCCATTCGACTCCCGATCTTGACGCGGAGGGACTCATTGCAGATCGGTTAGCTTCGATGTTACACCAGAGTCAGGGGGCTGGCAGAGATTCGGACATCCTTGACACGGGTAGCACTGCCTCCGTTGGTGAACCAACGTACTCCACGACGCAAACAATGCCGAGTAACAATACGAACTCAGACGGCGCTGACGCATCGGAGACCCCTTCACACGGGTTGATACGTACAACAGGTCCTGATGGTTTTGATGAAATTGATCCGCAGCTGCAGGCTGCTCTTGACGACGGTAGCCTGACGGAAGCTGAGATATCGAAAGTCATAGCTGCACAAAAGCAAGCCGCTGAGAAAGCACAGGATACAGAGATACCGCCGACTGAAGCCGAATCTTCAACTGATGCGAAGACATCGTCTTCAGGTGAAGAAGAGAGCGGTGAGAGTGACACGGAGGTAGACGTCGACGACTCACCAGACGAAGTAGAATCATCTGCTGGGACGTCCACCACGACAACCGATGCCGAACATGCTGACGGTAGATCAGAGGTTCAGGATGCAACTACTACGAACGATACTACTGATGAAGATCACGAGCAATCTCCACAGCAAAAAGCAAATGCCGAAGACACTGGTGAGTCAACTGTGAGTGGGCCTGAGGAAGCTAAGTCGCCAGCGATGGAGACGCTTCAGCTTAATCCAGCTGCTGTCGCGTTGGCTGACCAGGCTCTTGCGGCCGGTTCGGAGGCTGAAACGATCACGATGGTGATTTCAACGGCTGTCAGCGAGTATGTTGCTGCCCTCTTGGCTGGTGACGCTGCTGGTACCGAAGAGGAACTGTTTGAAATTGATTTCCAGGGGAGCCCGGCAGCCGAAGGTGCTCTGAGAGCTGTCGTTGATGACGAGGTAGAGTCCCTATCAGCGCTTGCTGCCGAAGGGATTGCAGCTGCGATTTCAAGCGACAATTCGGTCTCCCGAGAGATTAACGTTTTAGAGAGTCACTATCGGTATCTGGATTCGATACTAGCTAATGACGACTATGTCTTCGATAGCTACGAACCAGTCGTCGAAGCAGCTATTGCTTGGTACGTCTCTTCGAACAACGAGTCATAA
- a CDS encoding hypothetical protein (KEGG: hje:HacjB3_14455 hypothetical protein), with protein MFVLYADKTATQLATIWNVLLPIGLFYSVVKREWLISTWFGGIAIVVTTAPAVWVFLIGAASTTLLLVDGTKSVIEEATETVSGYSVVHGALVLSILLYATFATALFAGSYPVPPGQENTLYMEIEDDDMTAYEWIRSSTDPNSDFVGVGEELEWVPLFAQRDIVSGPWGAEWLQEDRRTQYISIYNSMLSCQTASCVQSQVARVESQPEYLYLGDSKISEDRFLLLSQELDSSSCFERSFSDGHAIIYRIDSECH; from the coding sequence ATGTTTGTGTTGTATGCCGATAAGACAGCCACCCAACTTGCGACTATTTGGAATGTGCTCCTCCCCATCGGCCTCTTCTACTCAGTCGTGAAACGAGAATGGCTCATCTCGACGTGGTTTGGCGGGATTGCAATCGTTGTCACTACGGCGCCTGCCGTCTGGGTTTTCCTCATAGGGGCGGCCAGCACCACGTTATTACTGGTCGATGGAACCAAATCTGTTATTGAAGAGGCCACTGAGACAGTGAGCGGTTATTCCGTGGTCCATGGGGCATTAGTGCTCTCGATTCTATTATATGCAACCTTCGCGACGGCCCTGTTCGCCGGAAGCTATCCGGTCCCTCCGGGCCAAGAAAATACCTTATATATGGAGATTGAGGACGATGACATGACTGCGTACGAGTGGATTCGATCATCGACGGACCCGAACAGCGACTTCGTGGGTGTCGGCGAAGAACTGGAATGGGTCCCCCTCTTCGCCCAACGCGATATTGTCTCTGGTCCATGGGGTGCGGAGTGGTTACAGGAAGACCGACGCACTCAGTATATCTCGATATATAATTCGATGCTCTCATGCCAGACAGCATCCTGCGTTCAATCTCAAGTTGCCAGAGTGGAATCACAGCCAGAATACCTCTACCTCGGAGATTCAAAGATTTCGGAGGACCGATTCCTCCTCCTGTCTCAGGAACTTGACTCATCTTCCTGCTTCGAGCGCTCATTTTCAGATGGACATGCAATAATTTACAGAATTGACTCTGAGTGCCACTGA
- a CDS encoding transposase (ISH51) (KEGG: hvo:HVO_C0021 transposase (ISH51)) produces MFKQPQQADDEIHEDQLLNFLVNSLDEEVALTLAENAELDAEDIYEVLVGACADGTSVSTLCERSEDAPHENSVLYHLRTKFDLETLEQVGNALLQKDVLDVLPQQVEVCADLHLRAYYGDEDDTDGLYHSQAKRGTTAFHAYATLYARVKNKRYTLAVRRLTDGDTASSVLAEFLGLLDGLDLDVKAVYLDREFYDSKCLTLLQAHNHAYVMPIVRWGQTIKQELSEGWSRVIQHDMTAKLDGHSWTVEFPVYIDCTYQNGRYDEHGVARHGYAADAPFIDSPRDARYHYAKRFGIEASYRLSEQSIATTSTQNPVVRLLYVVVSLLLQNVWRYLHWEYVATPRRGGRRLWQWSFKEFINMIRRAAWTALATRRAVPANRQPDDRFSR; encoded by the coding sequence GTGTTCAAGCAACCACAGCAAGCAGACGATGAAATCCACGAGGACCAACTCCTTAACTTCCTCGTCAACTCTCTTGACGAGGAAGTTGCCCTCACACTCGCTGAAAACGCCGAACTCGATGCTGAAGACATCTACGAGGTCCTCGTCGGCGCGTGCGCCGACGGGACCTCGGTCTCGACGCTCTGTGAGAGAAGCGAAGATGCACCCCACGAAAACTCGGTTCTCTACCATCTCCGCACCAAGTTCGACCTTGAGACGCTCGAACAAGTTGGTAACGCGCTCCTCCAGAAGGACGTTCTTGACGTCCTCCCCCAGCAGGTGGAGGTCTGCGCAGACCTCCACCTGCGGGCCTACTATGGAGACGAAGATGACACGGACGGTCTCTATCACTCTCAAGCGAAGCGTGGAACCACCGCGTTCCACGCCTACGCCACACTCTACGCGCGTGTGAAGAACAAACGCTACACGCTGGCGGTGCGCCGTCTGACCGACGGCGACACCGCCAGCAGTGTCCTCGCCGAGTTTCTTGGTCTCCTTGACGGCCTTGACCTCGACGTCAAGGCCGTCTATCTTGACCGCGAATTCTACGACAGCAAGTGCTTGACGCTGCTTCAGGCGCATAACCACGCCTACGTCATGCCGATCGTCCGCTGGGGACAGACGATCAAGCAAGAACTCTCGGAAGGCTGGAGTCGCGTGATTCAGCACGACATGACGGCGAAACTCGACGGTCACAGCTGGACCGTCGAGTTTCCCGTCTACATCGACTGTACCTACCAAAACGGACGGTACGACGAACATGGGGTGGCGCGTCACGGCTACGCCGCTGACGCGCCGTTCATCGACTCACCACGAGACGCTCGATACCACTACGCGAAACGCTTCGGTATCGAGGCGAGCTATCGACTCTCCGAACAAAGTATTGCGACGACCTCGACACAAAATCCGGTCGTACGGCTGCTGTACGTCGTGGTGAGCTTGCTGTTACAGAACGTCTGGCGGTATCTGCACTGGGAGTACGTGGCGACGCCCCGCCGTGGGGGGCGTCGCCTCTGGCAGTGGTCGTTCAAGGAGTTCATCAACATGATTCGACGGGCAGCGTGGACGGCCCTCGCGACGCGTCGGGCCGTCCCCGCAAACCGACAACCAGACGACCGGTTCAGCCGGTAA
- a CDS encoding AAA ATPase (SMART: ATPase, AAA+ type, core~KEGG: hsl:OE4033R DNA helicase (enhancer-binding protein homolog)), whose translation MNNLLTQAVTQFQPSDFQLATFSQQKLLKTNNWETEHGVDISWLKSNAMSAELLVGGVLHIPLHEPNSAELTGEYIEFKDTKFGEYFIYEDPSRGRSRLSVSSFSNTAIASQVRYWTNDYQPQSTPSYATSADTTAEHQNKLEANAISSKSDSESKRWFSELTNFVNSLESDTREENRASYLNSSFRSHARNHGGIQQLLPMGTTSTSTHERVYKFVVPAEEEDNPRPLDLIGDYGLFPKSEVLVDLHNGSDNQREGSEHTTFPIKAELAFWSENERSIGISVSQKYSKQFLDRALTDDTELYQIVGLLNRVPYERERDAIEQIQSNPKKRRVLTGNKRLTFRPDFAIATRKIQPDPTDENPNPDSVRFYDTTSDTPLVGGVKLNEYQAEAAELCLRSKEVYCIHGPPGTGKTRTLNAIARQVIAEGGTVLMSAHSNQAVDNLLVGDSAPNAPDEGSLHALAQDPNETLDITISRVGTNSSDKVVQKHYIGESSSSANIVGATTSAADMFDAGSFDLAIVDEATQASIPATLVPYTCADKLILAGDHKQLPPYKSTEAEERPIYVSLFEHMIETYDTGIQTMLRRQYRMNEQIAEFPSQAFYNSSLETADRNTNWTVPGEPPLIGINIDGPESSSGTSKKNEREARVVTKRVKALAEKGVRMSDIGIITPYSAQIPTIKQHLHNHVEERTNRITIDTIDAFQGSEREAIIISFVRSNDTGESGFLTLPDEGPRRLNVALTRAKKHLSIIADFETLSQTPNYRNEQETSSQIYAELADFLRNQEVMLEPGVKLE comes from the coding sequence ATGAATAATCTACTAACTCAGGCGGTAACACAGTTTCAACCATCGGATTTTCAACTTGCAACATTCTCTCAACAAAAATTATTGAAAACAAACAATTGGGAGACGGAACATGGCGTAGACATAAGTTGGTTGAAATCAAACGCAATGTCTGCCGAGTTGCTTGTTGGAGGCGTACTTCATATCCCCCTACACGAACCAAATAGTGCAGAATTAACTGGAGAATATATTGAATTCAAAGACACAAAGTTTGGGGAATATTTCATATATGAGGATCCGTCAAGAGGTCGCTCTCGTTTATCGGTGAGCAGCTTTTCAAACACAGCTATTGCAAGCCAAGTTCGGTATTGGACAAACGATTACCAACCACAGTCTACTCCATCATATGCAACCTCTGCTGATACGACAGCCGAACACCAAAACAAACTGGAAGCCAACGCGATCAGTTCAAAATCAGATTCTGAATCAAAAAGATGGTTCTCAGAACTCACCAACTTTGTAAACTCCCTAGAATCAGACACTCGTGAAGAAAACCGGGCCTCGTATCTTAACAGTTCATTCCGTTCTCACGCCCGCAACCACGGTGGCATTCAACAACTGCTACCCATGGGAACCACCTCAACAAGTACACACGAAAGAGTATACAAATTCGTTGTGCCTGCAGAAGAGGAAGACAACCCACGCCCCCTCGACTTGATCGGCGACTACGGACTCTTCCCAAAAAGTGAAGTACTGGTCGACCTCCATAATGGGTCAGACAATCAACGAGAAGGCTCTGAACACACCACATTTCCTATCAAAGCGGAACTTGCATTCTGGAGTGAGAATGAGAGAAGTATTGGGATAAGTGTCTCTCAAAAATATTCTAAACAATTCCTTGATCGCGCCCTTACAGACGATACTGAACTGTATCAAATCGTTGGGTTACTCAATCGAGTCCCATATGAACGTGAACGAGATGCGATAGAGCAAATCCAATCTAATCCTAAAAAACGACGTGTACTGACCGGGAACAAACGGCTTACATTTAGACCGGACTTCGCTATCGCAACCCGTAAAATCCAACCAGATCCAACTGACGAGAATCCCAACCCAGATTCAGTTCGTTTCTACGATACAACTAGTGATACCCCGCTGGTCGGTGGTGTGAAATTAAACGAATATCAAGCAGAGGCGGCCGAACTCTGTCTCCGATCTAAAGAAGTCTACTGTATCCATGGCCCACCTGGAACAGGCAAAACGCGTACACTGAACGCAATCGCCCGACAAGTGATTGCAGAGGGTGGAACAGTCCTTATGAGCGCCCACAGCAATCAGGCAGTCGACAATTTGCTTGTCGGAGACTCAGCACCCAACGCCCCCGACGAAGGGAGTCTCCACGCACTCGCTCAAGACCCAAACGAAACGTTAGACATCACCATCTCACGAGTCGGTACGAATTCATCCGATAAGGTCGTGCAAAAACACTACATTGGTGAGAGTTCCTCCAGTGCAAATATCGTAGGAGCCACTACAAGCGCTGCCGATATGTTTGATGCAGGTTCCTTCGATCTCGCCATCGTAGACGAAGCTACCCAAGCGAGCATTCCGGCGACACTCGTTCCGTACACTTGCGCTGATAAACTCATCCTTGCCGGTGACCACAAACAGCTCCCTCCGTACAAGAGTACAGAAGCAGAAGAGCGTCCAATATATGTTTCACTGTTTGAGCATATGATTGAGACATACGACACAGGTATCCAGACGATGCTTCGACGACAGTACCGTATGAACGAACAAATCGCCGAGTTCCCATCCCAAGCGTTCTACAACAGTTCACTCGAAACCGCAGACCGAAATACAAACTGGACTGTGCCAGGTGAACCCCCGCTAATCGGTATTAACATCGATGGGCCGGAATCCAGCAGTGGTACAAGTAAAAAGAATGAACGTGAAGCTCGTGTAGTTACGAAGCGTGTCAAAGCCTTAGCGGAAAAAGGTGTGCGGATGAGTGATATCGGGATCATCACTCCTTACTCGGCGCAGATACCTACAATCAAGCAACACTTACATAATCACGTTGAGGAACGAACGAATCGCATCACCATTGACACCATTGATGCGTTCCAAGGAAGTGAACGTGAAGCCATTATCATTTCTTTTGTCCGATCCAACGATACCGGCGAATCAGGATTCCTAACACTTCCAGATGAAGGACCACGCCGACTAAACGTCGCGTTGACACGAGCAAAAAAGCACTTATCTATAATCGCTGATTTCGAAACACTCTCACAAACACCCAACTATCGCAATGAACAAGAAACCAGTAGCCAAATCTATGCAGAACTGGCTGACTTCCTACGAAATCAAGAAGTAATGCTTGAACCAGGCGTGAAATTGGAGTAA
- a CDS encoding hypothetical protein (KEGG: hla:Hlac_3401 hypothetical protein), with translation MDTHITFVLDSSGSMDAIADDTRGGFNTFLKDQRNEEGTATVTLYDFNTTVDQIYETYPVADAPELTDENYKSRGRTALHDAIARAVDETAEDIAAVDQAEQPDNVIIVVLTDGKENASETPKDAVRGRIETRQEADGWEFLFIGANQDAVLTAEGMGIEQDRSLTMAHDGEGTRDAYKSTSETISEARVDGSMSGYDDEDRQRQERDT, from the coding sequence ATGGATACGCACATCACCTTCGTGCTTGACTCTTCAGGGTCAATGGACGCAATCGCTGACGACACCAGAGGCGGATTCAACACGTTTCTCAAAGACCAGCGCAACGAAGAAGGGACAGCGACGGTCACGTTGTACGACTTCAACACCACCGTCGACCAAATCTACGAAACGTATCCCGTTGCCGACGCCCCGGAGCTCACCGACGAGAACTACAAGTCTCGCGGGCGGACAGCGTTGCACGACGCCATCGCTCGGGCAGTCGACGAAACCGCCGAAGACATTGCGGCAGTTGACCAAGCCGAACAACCTGACAACGTTATCATCGTCGTGTTGACTGATGGCAAGGAAAACGCTTCTGAGACACCCAAAGATGCTGTACGAGGCCGTATAGAGACCCGGCAAGAAGCCGATGGCTGGGAGTTCCTCTTTATTGGTGCGAATCAAGATGCAGTGCTAACCGCCGAAGGAATGGGTATTGAACAAGATCGCTCACTAACCATGGCTCACGACGGCGAGGGAACCAGAGACGCCTACAAATCAACATCCGAAACCATCAGTGAAGCCCGTGTAGACGGCTCTATGAGCGGATATGACGACGAAGATCGCCAGCGACAGGAACGCGACACCTAA
- a CDS encoding transposase (ISH3) (KEGG: hla:Hlac_3628 transposase (ISH3)), with translation MSKTKQADGEIHEDQLLNFLVNRLDEEVSLSLANNAEITAEDIYEVLVGACADGTSVSTLCASSQNSPAGNTVLYHLRTKFEPERLERVANTLLRKDLDELLPEQVEVCADLHLRPYYGDEDDTDGLYHSVAKRGTTAFHAYATLYARVKNKRYTLAVRRLKDGDTASSVLAEFFGVLDGLDAGVKAVYLDRGFYDSKCLTLLQAHNYAYVIPIIRWGEAIQQELSEGWSRVIQHDLTGKLDGHSWTVDFPVYIDCTYLNGKYDENGVARHGYAADAPFIDSPRDARYHYSKRFGIESSYRLFEQAIATTTTRDPTVRLLYVVVSLLLQNVWRYLHYEYVATPRRGGRRLWWWPYKEFVNMIRRAAWTALAVRRAVPANRPPDDRFHR, from the coding sequence GTGTCTAAAACCAAACAAGCAGACGGTGAGATCCACGAGGACCAGCTTCTTAACTTTCTCGTCAACCGCCTTGACGAGGAAGTTTCGCTCTCGTTAGCCAATAACGCTGAAATCACTGCTGAAGACATCTATGAGGTCCTCGTCGGCGCTTGCGCCGACGGGACCTCTGTCTCTACGCTCTGTGCGTCGAGCCAGAACTCACCCGCTGGGAACACGGTCCTCTACCATCTTCGGACGAAGTTCGAGCCGGAACGGCTCGAACGAGTCGCTAACACGCTCCTGCGAAAGGATCTCGATGAATTGCTCCCCGAACAGGTGGAGGTCTGCGCAGACCTCCACCTGCGGCCCTACTACGGTGACGAAGACGACACAGACGGCCTCTATCACTCGGTAGCGAAGCGTGGAACCACTGCGTTCCACGCCTATGCCACACTCTACGCGCGTGTGAAGAACAAACGCTACACGCTGGCGGTACGCCGTCTCAAAGACGGCGATACCGCAAGTAGTGTCCTCGCTGAGTTCTTCGGTGTCCTCGACGGCCTTGACGCCGGGGTCAAGGCCGTCTACCTTGATCGCGGATTCTACGACAGTAAGTGTCTCACGCTGCTTCAGGCGCACAATTACGCGTACGTGATCCCGATCATCCGGTGGGGTGAGGCGATTCAGCAAGAGCTCTCGGAAGGATGGAGTCGCGTCATTCAGCATGATCTGACGGGGAAACTCGACGGTCACAGCTGGACCGTCGATTTTCCCGTCTACATCGACTGTACGTACCTAAATGGGAAGTATGACGAGAACGGTGTGGCGCGTCACGGCTACGCCGCTGACGCGCCGTTCATCGACTCACCACGGGACGCTCGATACCACTACTCGAAACGCTTCGGTATCGAGTCAAGCTATCGCTTGTTTGAGCAAGCGATAGCGACAACGACAACACGAGATCCAACGGTACGGCTGCTGTACGTGGTGGTGAGTCTCCTCTTACAGAACGTCTGGCGGTACCTTCACTACGAGTATGTGGCGACGCCCCGCCGAGGCGGGCGTCGCCTCTGGTGGTGGCCGTACAAGGAGTTCGTCAATATGATTCGACGAGCTGCGTGGACGGCCCTCGCGGTGCGTCGGGCCGTCCCCGCGAATCGGCCACCTGACGACCGATTCCACCGCTAA
- a CDS encoding hypothetical protein (KEGG: hla:Hlac_3402 hypothetical protein): MNFCEECGVLVVPGADGEQCTDCNPTGGAPILSRQAETVGTELEKLSSTKSGAIRKKNAVKWLRNCERPSSSELKRSMLPKPARFEGSTFETDISNIRVTGDAQFIETIAGLLKPILDLENDETRVELNLQRTKIRDTKRYTGNYQYFTKPLS, from the coding sequence ATGAATTTTTGTGAGGAGTGTGGTGTTCTTGTAGTACCTGGTGCAGATGGTGAGCAGTGTACGGATTGCAACCCGACAGGCGGGGCACCAATTCTCTCTCGTCAAGCAGAGACGGTTGGAACCGAGCTTGAGAAACTCTCTTCGACGAAGAGCGGTGCTATCCGAAAAAAGAATGCAGTGAAGTGGCTTCGAAACTGTGAGAGGCCTAGCTCGTCAGAATTGAAGCGGTCGATGCTCCCGAAACCGGCTAGGTTCGAAGGTAGCACGTTCGAAACAGACATTTCAAATATTCGTGTTACCGGTGATGCACAGTTCATTGAGACCATTGCAGGGCTTCTCAAACCGATTCTTGATCTTGAAAACGATGAGACACGTGTTGAATTGAATCTTCAGCGAACAAAAATCCGAGATACAAAGCGGTATACTGGCAATTATCAGTACTTCACAAAGCCGCTTAGTTAG